The sequence AATCCGGGCGTTTTTTGTGTGCATGGTGGGCCAACCAGGGGTCGAACCTGGGACCATCCGGTTATGAGCCGGGGGCTCTACCAACTGAGCTATTGGCCCTCTCGTGAGGAGCAACGGTTGTTAAGTCCTACTTCGCTTCTTTGTCAAGAAGTGTGCGGCGTCTCTCTTTGACGTGGCTGATGGCCGCGCGTCCGGCCAGGGCTCCCTCGCCCACGGCCACGCTGATCTGCAGAAAGCGGCCCACACAGTCTCCGGCCGCGAAAATACCGGGGACATTGGTGCGCTGTTCACGGTCCGTTTCGATGAACTGACCGTTGCGTATGAGGCCCAGGCTGTAGGCGAAGTCGCTGGAAGAGGCCTGCCCCATGGCTATGAAGAGGCCCTGGGCGTCGATCTGTTGTCCTGATTCCAGTTGGGCTGTTTCGAGCCCGATTTCTCCGGCCAGGGTGACGATCTTGCCTTCCAGGACGGGGATCTTGTTTTCTTCCAGACGGTAGAGGAAGTCTTCGCTGATAGCCAATTCCTTGCCCTGGGAACAGATTGTCACATTCGGGGTGTACTGCAGCAGTTCAAGGGCCTGGTTGGCGGCGAAGTTTCCTTCCCCGACGACCAGGACCGGTTTGCCGCGCATGAAGAAGCCGTCACAACTGACGCAGTAGGACACTCCCTTGCCTTCATAGTCGCCCAGATTCGAGATGCCGGGTCTGATGCGGGACACGCCGGTGGCCAGGATGATGGACGCGGCTTCGATCTCCTCGTCCTCGGTCTTGGCCACGAAAGCGCCTGTATCGTTTTGATGAATGCCGAGCACCCGGTCGCAACGGATATCCGCTCCGAACTTGGCGGCCTGTGCTTTGCCTCGCTCGATCAGCTCCTTTCCGGTAATGGTCTCGGTGAAGCCGAAATAATTGTCTATTTCATAGTCGCCGGCAACTTTTGGGGCGCATCCCAGAATCAGGGTGCGCATGCCGGCCCGTGCCGTGTAGATGGCGGACGAGAGGCCTGCGGGCCCTTGTCCTATGATGAGGATGTCAACGCTTTCCATAATGATTCTCCTTTGCTTGTGGCAGGTCAGATAAGAACGGACCAAGCGCGAGGCAATGCGTATTTCAAATTTTGCAGTGACACTCTGCCAGACAGTGGTGCAGGGCCTGCCCAAGGGTGACCATGTCGACCGGTTTTGATATGATCCGGCACACTGCGTGGTGTGAACAGACGATGTTCCCGAGCGGCGAGGCCGTGGCCAGCATGATGCGCAGGGCCGGATTGACCTTTTGCGCCGTCGCGCAAAGCATATCAAGGCTGTTCAAAGGGCCGTCTTCGGTCAGGATGAGATCGAACCGCATCGGCTCTTCCTGCACAAGTTCGCACCCGTGCGCCACGCTGTCGGTCTGCCAGATCTGGTAACCGAGTTTGGTCAGGCAGGAACTGATGGTGGTGCGTACCTCCGGATGTGACTCGATGACCAGGATGCGTTCCGCATTGCCCCGAATGTTCGGAATCGAAAGACACTCGGCGCAGGTCGGGATTTTACTGCGGCTGACCGGCAGACAGACCCTCGCTGTGGTGCCGCCTGCCTGGTTTCGGGAGAAAAGCAGCTTGCCGCGCAGTGTCTTCACGATCTTCTGCGTGACAAAGAGTCCAAGCCCGGTCCCTTCGTCTCTGGGCTTGGTGGTGAAGAACGGCTCGCACAGCCTCGGCAGGTTCTCTTCAGGTACGCCCGGCCCGTTGTCGCTCACGCTTATGACCATGAGCATGCTTTCGGGATCGGTGATCATGATATCCGGCTGCTGGTCGTCATATGCCGTGGCCGAGATCTCGATGCACGGCTCTTCGGTGCCTGCGAGGGCATGGATGGCGTTGTTGGTCAGATTCATGAGAATCTGCTGCAGATGGACCGGGTCGCCAAAAAGCGTGCCCAGAGTGTGGTCCACCCGGGTCTTGATCTCGATGCGCGAATTGGTGGTGCCCCGGATGATGTCCAGGGTTTCCAGCATGGTGTCGCGCACGGAAAAATGGGTGAATTCCTCGTGCATCTTGCCGGTAAAATGCAGCACGCTGCGAATGAGCGAGGTGCCGCGCTGGCAGACGCGCAGAATGCGCTCCAGGTCTTCCTGGTCCGGGGTGTCGCTTGCCGCGACGGAACCGCGAATGAGTTCTGTGGAGAAAACGATGGAGGACAGGATGTTGTTGAAATCGTGGGCCATGCCGCCGGCAAGGGTGCCGATGATGCCCAGCTTTTGCTGCTTTAGAAACTGCTGCTCAAGTTCACGGTTGGCCTTTTGCAACTCCAGGGTGCGTTGCTGCACCTGGCGTTCGAGGTTGAGCTTGTAGTCCTCGTTTTCGCGGATCAGCGCGGCCCGTTCCAGTGCCTTGTCCACGGCGTGCAGGAGGACCGTGGGCGAGACGATGGGCTTGACCAGATAGTCCCAGGCACCGAGGCGCAGGGCCTCCACCGCTTCATCAAGGCCTCCTTCGCCGGAAACCACCAGCACGGGAGTGTGGGGCGTGACGCCGGAGAGCCTGGATAATAGTTCCAGGCCGTTCATGACCGGCATCTTCAGGTCGACGATGAGCAGGTCCGGCCCGTGGGCCTGGAACATGTCCAGGCCTTCCTGCCCGTTGCCGGCCTGCAGGATCGTAAAACCCCGGGAGCTGAGGCTCGCTCCGGTGGTGGCGCGGATGAACGGATCATCGTCCACCACCAGAACGGTTGTCGGGCGTTTGGGCTGCGAAGCCGGCATGTCAGAACTTGTAGCCGATCATGCGCAGGAATTTTGTGCGCTTGTCCTTGTCTTCGTCGGTTTCGACTCCTTTGGATGCAAAACCGTCGACCACGCCGAGGATGCCCCGGCCCTGATCCGTCTGGGCCACGATAACCTGAACCGGGTTGGCCGTGGCGCAAAAGAGGCGCACCACTTCGGGCACGTTCTGGATGGTGTTGATCACGTTGACCGGGAACATGTCGCGCATGAACAGGATGAAGCTGTGTCCGGCGGAGAGGGCCAGCGCGTTGTCGCGGGCCAGTTCGATCAGTTCGGGATCCGTGCCCGAGGTCCGGACCAGGCAGACATCCGAGGCCTCGCAAAAGGCCAGGCCGAACTTTGCGCCGGGCACGGTGTTGACCATGGCCTCATGCACGTCTTCCACGGTCTTGATGAAGTGGGACATGCCCAGGATCAGATTGAGGCCGTGCGGGTTTTTGATGGGTACGAGCGTAAGCTCCATCTTCATCTCCTAAAAAATGTTGCGGACCGCTATTTTTGGACGCGCGACGAGCCGTCGTTGGCGCGCAGTACGCGCACTCTTTCGCCGGCATAGAACTCCTGGTCGGCTTCCTGAACCACGCTCAGGATTTCGCCCGTATCGAGTTCCACCATGATCTCGAGTGCGTTCTTCTTGGTCACGCCTTCCTCGGCCATGGCTCCGACAGCTGCGCCGCCCAGCGCGCCGACTACCGCGCCAAGCACCTGGCCCCGGCCGCCGCCGACCATGCTGCCGAGCACGCCGCCGGTCACACCGCCGCCCACTGCGCCGACACCGCTCTTCGTGCCTTCAATCTGCACGGCTCTGACCGATTGCACGGTGCCGTAATTGACCCGCATTTCCTGCCTGGCCTGGTCGCGAGAATAGACCTGTCCCGAACGGCTGGAGGCGCAGGAAGTCAGCAAGCCGCTGCTTGCGATCAGAAAGAGGCAAAGAATGAGCAATGTTTTGTTATGGCGCATAGTAAGCTCCTGGGTTGCAATTTGAAACGGGGGTTCTCCGATCCACGCACTGGAAAAGAGTCCTGAAGCCAATCTATAGTGGTTTGGCGATGGGGGTCAAGGATTCGCCGCGCAGGGTATACCCGGTTTATTGATTGAGCGTTCCCGACAGTGCACTTTGCGCGGTGCGATCGTGGGGTTTCAGCGCTTCAAGAAGGACCGCTTCGGGATCGGCAATGTTTTTGGCGCGCAGCACCTTCAGGAACTTTTCGTAGAGAGTGTCCAGATCTACATACTGCGCCACGGATTTGTATTCGGGCATGGTCAGCACGGAAGAGTAGACGGGCAGATTGTCCGCGTCGTGACCGTTCAAGACCACAAGGGAGAATTTGCGCCCTTCAAGTTCGAAATCCAGTTTGAATTCCTTGATGTCGGTGTTGGTGATGGTATTCAGGTTCGAGATTGATTTGGCCCGGGCGAAGATGCCGGAGATGATGCGCAGGCTGTCTTTTTTCATCTGGGCCAGAGCTTCGCGCTCGGACAGCTCGATCAGCAGGATGGACTTGTTCAGCTCGTAATAGATGTCATCGAAAATATTGTTGTTCTTGAGTTCGTCGTAGAGCGCCTCGAAGTCGGCGTGGTTGATCCTGCGGAAATGGGACATGTCCGGCCGCTCGTTTTCCACGGCCTCGAAATCATCGCATACATAAGGCACGATGGATGTGGTCTCGTAGAGATAGAATTCAAGGCCGATGGCCCCTTCCTCTTCCAGGATGGCAGATACCGACAGATCGGCCAGCAGCGTGCCGCCGTCGATTTCCAGGCCGTAGTCGGCGTAGGTCTGGCGCAAGCGGGGGTCGGAGGCCTCGATGACGTAGTTGTAGATGGGGTAGGCCAGACCGTCCTGGTCGTGGATGGCCAGCTCCTTCCAGGAAGCGAAACGGGTCGCGACCATGTGCTGAAAAATCTTCTTTATAAACTTCTTCATGCACATCGTGAAGAGTTTGAGTTCCTTGCCACGTACGGTCGGTTCTTCTGATTCCCTGGTGGTAGGCAGCTCTTCGAAATCTTCATCTCTCTTCATGCGGGTCCTCGTTTTTCCTTGCGTTCGCCATATGCTTTAGCCAGCCCCCCGTGGGATGTTTCCCGGTAGAGGCTCGGCAGGTCGTGTCCTGTCTCTTTCATGACTCGCACCACTTCGTCAAAGGGGATGCGGTGGGAGCCGTCCGATAAAAGCGCCATGTGCGCGATGCTCACGGCCTTGGAGGCGGCCATGGCGTTGCGCTCGATGCAGGGTATCTGGACCAGCCCCCCCACGGGGTCACAGGTCAGTCCCAGGTGATGCTCAAGCCCCATCTCGGCGGCATACTCGATCTGGCGGATGGTGCCGCCCATGAGTTGGGCGGCGGCCGCCGCGGCCATGGCGCAGGCCGAACCGACCTCGCCCTGGCATCCGACTTCGGCCCCGGAGATGGACGCGTTTTTCTTGATGATCACGCCGATCAGTCCGGCTGTGGCCAGAGCCTGCAGGATGGACCGGGGGCGTAGCCCCATGATTTCATGCAGGTAGCGCAGCACCGAGGGCAGCACTCCGCTGGCTCCGCAGGTCGGGGCAGTGACCACGGTCCCGCCGGAGGCGTTCTCCTCGGACACGGCCAGCGCGTAGGCGGCCAGCAGGCCGGTGCGGCGCATCTCCAGTCCGCCGAGCAGGGTTTTCTGGTGGTAGGAGCTGGCCTTGCGGGCCAGGCCCAGGCCGCCTGGCAACACTCCTTCAGTGGTCAGGCCGCGTTCCATGCAGTCCCGCATGGCGTTCCAGATGTCTTCCAGGAAGATCCAGATGTCCTCGCTCTCGTGGCGGGACACGAATTCCCAGTAGGTGATTCCTTCTTCGGCGCAAAGATCCATGATTTCCGTCAGGCTTTGCAGCGGATAGACTTGTGGCGTGGCGAAGGTTGAGCCCCTGTCGCGCAGGGCGCCGCCGCCGATGCTGAACACTGTCCAGCTGTCGATTACGTGTCCGTTTTCGTCCAGGGCCGTAAAGTCCATGGCGTTGGGATGCTCGGGCTGTTGCCGGTCATGGGCCCAGACGATTTCGACGGGGAAGGGGGCCAACGCTTCCCGGATGGCCTTGTCGGTAAGGTGCCCCTTGCCGGTGGCGGCCAGACTTTCGTACAGGACCACCTGGAACGACGCCGCGCCGCGCACGCGGGCCCGGAACTGCTCGGCGGCGAGTTTGGGGCCCATGGTGTGGCTGCTGGAGGGACCTGCGCCAATTCGATATATTTCCCGGATGGATTCCATCCGCACCTCGCCACGTGGAAATTTGGTATTGACTGTCCGAAAAGGCCTGGGTCATGAAGTCCGTCACGGACGCTGGTCCTTGGACTAGCCGCCCCGCACACATCCGTCAACAAGGAGCCCCGATGAACAAGCCGGAACTCGAGTTTCCCCTGCACTGGGAATATAAAATAATCGCCACGCGGACTGATGCGGCTTTCGCGGCCATTTGCGCTACGATAACCGCCCACGGCTTTGCCGAAACACCGTGTGCCAGCAACGTTTCCCGCAACGGGTCGTATGTGACCTACACCGTGCGCATGCGCATCGAAAGCCGAGAGCAGCTTGACGGCCTGAGCCGGGCCTTGTCGGATTGCGAGGGAGTGAAGTACCTGCTTTAAGGTGAATACTGATCGGTGAAAGGGAAGTGGCAGAGACAATTTTCGATTCAGTCTTTTAAGACTGATTTTTTCTTGATAATCCATATTTTACAATTCAGCATTTTTTCCTCTTGACTGCCCACAGGGAAACTCGTAGAAGCCTCTTCGTTGTCGGCGCGAAACATGTTTTGAAGGCTAATGCCTTGACATGCTTTGCATATTCCGACTCGCGGGCCAATAGCTCAATTGGTAGAGCATCTGACTCTTAATCAGCAGGTTCAAGGTTCGATTCCTTGTTGGCCCACCAGCGCACCCACGGGGTTGCGGAAATACTTTCCGCAACCCCTTTTTGTATTTTGGGCTTGGTAAATCGGGAGTTGGAGCGGCTTGCGGCGAAAAGGCGTGAAATCGCGGGTCGATCCGGTGTCGGATACAAAGAAAAAGGCATGTGATTGCGGAGAATTGCCGCGCACCACATGCCTTTGCGTTCATCGTGAACCGGGGTCGTCCGGCCCGGCTTCTATGCCTTCGTTCGACTCAATCTCGGCAACAGCAGCAGCACCAGTGAACTCGTGACCATGCCGACCAGCGCCATGGTCAGGATCTTGTTGTCCCAGGGCAGGGCGATGAACCACATGGCCGTGGCGCCGCACACAAAATAGGTGAACATGATCAGCGAGGCCGCAGATCCCGCGTCGTTCTTGACCTGTTCGAGCAGGAAGTTGCTGCTCGGGGGGCGGGTCAGCCCCAGGCTCATGGTCATGGCCGCCATGGGCAGGGCCATGCCCCAGGGGCCGAGTCTGGAGCACAGGGCCAGGATCGTGGCGAAGATCAGAATCCCGGCATAGCCGATGAGGATGATGCGAAAACCCGGAATGCGCTTCAGCAATCGTCCGCAGATCCAGAATCCGAGCATGAGCGCGGCGGAATTGAAGGCGAAGAAGTAGCTGTATTCCTGTTCGCTCAGACCGAAATAGGTCACGAAGATGAAGGACGACCCGCCGATGAAGCAGAAAAGCGGGGTCATGCCCAGGGCGATGAGGGTGCACAGGGTCATGAAGCGTGGGTTGCACATCAGCCTAACGTAGCTGCCCATGACCTGGCCGAGGGTGCGCGTCGTGGCCGGGGCGGGTTCCTTGAGTCTCAAGACCCCGCAGATGGCCAGGGCGCCAAGGAGCATCTGGGCGTAGAAGATGGCGGACCAGTGGGCGAAGGTGAGCATGAGGCCGCCAAGCACCGGCGCGAGCATGGGAGCCAGGGACACGATGACGGCCATGTGCGCCAGGGCCCGTTCCCGCTCCGCCCCTACGAAATAATCCTTGGTCATGGCCAGGGACAGGGTGGAGGCAGAGGCCGCCCCCATGCCTTGCAGGACGCGTCCGACAATGAGCGCCGTAGGGCTTTCCGCTCGGGCGCAGACCAGACATGCCAGGATGTAAAGGGAAATACCGCCCAGGAGAACGGGCTTGCGGCCATAACGGTCTGAAAGCGGCCCGTAGAAAAGCAGAGCCAGGCTGAAGCTGACGAAAAAACCAACCAGGGTCAGGTTGATGATCGTCTCGGTGCTACCCCAGTCCGTGGTTAGGGAGGGGAGTGCCGGCAGATACATGTCCGTGGACAGGGGCGGAAAAGCCGCGAGCAGGGCCAGAATGAGCAGGGCGCGTATTTTTAGGGGGGCTGGTATTGTCATAATGATTTTTTTGTTGGTTTGAGGGGCTCGCCTACTCTCCGCGTGCGGGGCAGGCAAGCAAAACTCCAATGGATTTTTTTTGGTTTTTTGCGTGCGAAGAACGGTTGGCCCTTGGGCGGAACAATCTCTGCACTACGGTGATGCAGCAGGAAGATTTTTCCCGGAGGTATCACATGAGCATCGCACCCCTGGCCGCTCTCGGCATCGCCAAGACGGCATTTTCCATCATCGGTTCCCTGGCCGACGCAATGAAGCGTCCCTCGGCGGAATCCACCGGTTCCGCCATGGTCGCGGCCGCGCCGCAGGAATCCTTGTGGCATCAGATCGGCAAGGAAGTGGACTTGAGTTCCATGACCAAGGATGACCTCGCCAAGGTCTCGTCGATGCTCTACGACAACGGACTCATCAGCCTGCGAGACCACGCCACGATGACTTTCGATCCAAGCTTCGCGGGTTCCTCGAACCTGCTGACGGCGGCGGACGGGTCGGGCCGCGTGGACTGGATGGCGGAGTTTCAGGCTCGTTTGGCCAAACACCAAAAAGAGGGCGATACCCAGTCCGCTGCCCAGGATGGGCGCGTGCTCGACATCCTGTCCCGACTGCAGGCCGGAGCCAAGGGCGTCACTTCGATCCGGGTCTGACCCGGCAAGGTTTTCCCGTTTTTCATTCCGGCTTCGTCAGCCGCGTCCTATTCCTTCACGTGGAGATTCCCCTCGCCTGCGCCGGCAGTCCGGCTCCAAATCCGGGCCAGGGCGACTCCCGTCAAATTCTGCCACAGGCTGAAAATTGCTCCCGCCAGGGCCGCCGTCGGGCCGAAAAACGTTCCGGCCAGGGCCACGGCCAATCCTGAATTCTGCATCCCCACTTCAATGGAAATCGTACGGGCAGTGATGGTCCCGCCTCCCAGCATGCGTGTTCCCCAAAATCCGCAGATATAGCCCATCGCGTTGTGCAGGATGACCGCGAGCATGATCAGCGCCGGAAATTCCAGAATCGTTTTTTGATTGAGGGCCACCACGCAGGCGATGACGGCGGAGATGGTGACCACCGAGATGGATGGGAAAATTTGGATCAGCGGCTTCAGCCGCTCGCGCAGCAGATGGCGCAGGATCAGGCCGTCCAGCAACGGAAAGACCACGATCCAGAACACGGAGCGGACCATGGCCCAGAAATCCACGTCCACCCGTTCTCCGGCCAGCAGTTCCACCAGGGCCGGTGTGGCCAGAGGCGCAATGAGGGTGGAGAGAAGGGTCATGACCACGGACAACGGCACGTCGGCCCGCGCGAAGTAGGCGATGACATTGGAGGCCGTGCCCGACGGGCAGCACCCGACCAGAATGACGCCCACGGCCGCCTCGGGCGGCAGGCGCAGCGCCAGACAGAGGGCCCAGGCGATGAGCGGCATGATCAGGTACTGGAGTCCCACGCCGAGCCCCGCCGTCCGCCACTCACGGCCCACCCGCGCGAAATCGCCGAAGTCCAGGGTCAGGCCCATGCCGAACATGATGATCCCAAGCCCCAAGGCGATGTGCGGCTTGATCCAGGCGAAAAGCGGTGGATGAAAGAGGGCCAGCAGGGAAAATCCCACGGCCAGGGTCAGGAAATTGCGTTCGATCCATTGTGCCAGGGTGCGCAGCATGAAGGGCTCCGAAGTTCGTGTTCGCGGTGGGTGAGTGTGGTCCCAAAAGGCGTGGAGAGTCAACGGGATGCAGAGAAAGCGGGGGAACGGCGCGGGCCGGGCGCATGGCCCATCCGTTGAGGAAAGCCCGCCGCAAGGTAACGACTGCCCCGGAAATGCCCCGGGGCCGCCGGTTATCTCCAGTCTTTGCGCGGCGCAGTGGTGACGAGCTGAATGCCGGCCTGATAAAAGCCGGACCAACCGTCCGCGTCTTTTTTGCACCAGCGGATGAAGCCTGTCAGGAAGCTTGGGCTATCGTAGTCGATTGTTCCTCTGATCTCGTCGGCAAGGTAGATGCTCACAGGTACATCGTCGACGGCAACCTCGCGATCCAATTCCAGCAGGAGTCCGTCCGGGCTTTGATTGATGATCCTGGCCAGGCAGGGGCTGGGCAGTGATGGGGATACGACGGCGCAGCGCTGCAGGCTTGCAGTCCTGTTGAACTTTCTGTTTTCCGGCATGGAATGCTCCGAATGTGGGAGTTGCGAAAAATTATGTCTGTGATGCGGCCAAAAACTGCTTCTCAGCAAGCCATCGTGAACGCGATTTATTTGCGCGACATATCCGTTATTTTGCACAATGCCAATAGGTTGCTTGAAATTATCCGGACAGAGGGGGGACGGGCGCATGCGCAGGCGTGGGCGGAGTCCGGGTCGCGTTGGCGCGTTACGCGTGTTTCCGGGCAAAAAAGCGAAAGGGCGTGGACGCATCGGGAGTGATGCGCCAACGCCCCTTGCATGCGCTGGCCTGATTGTCTG is a genomic window of Desulfomicrobium baculatum DSM 4028 containing:
- a CDS encoding NAD(P)/FAD-dependent oxidoreductase, whose amino-acid sequence is MESVDILIIGQGPAGLSSAIYTARAGMRTLILGCAPKVAGDYEIDNYFGFTETITGKELIERGKAQAAKFGADIRCDRVLGIHQNDTGAFVAKTEDEEIEAASIILATGVSRIRPGISNLGDYEGKGVSYCVSCDGFFMRGKPVLVVGEGNFAANQALELLQYTPNVTICSQGKELAISEDFLYRLEENKIPVLEGKIVTLAGEIGLETAQLESGQQIDAQGLFIAMGQASSSDFAYSLGLIRNGQFIETDREQRTNVPGIFAAGDCVGRFLQISVAVGEGALAGRAAISHVKERRRTLLDKEAK
- a CDS encoding response regulator; the encoded protein is MPASQPKRPTTVLVVDDDPFIRATTGASLSSRGFTILQAGNGQEGLDMFQAHGPDLLIVDLKMPVMNGLELLSRLSGVTPHTPVLVVSGEGGLDEAVEALRLGAWDYLVKPIVSPTVLLHAVDKALERAALIRENEDYKLNLERQVQQRTLELQKANRELEQQFLKQQKLGIIGTLAGGMAHDFNNILSSIVFSTELIRGSVAASDTPDQEDLERILRVCQRGTSLIRSVLHFTGKMHEEFTHFSVRDTMLETLDIIRGTTNSRIEIKTRVDHTLGTLFGDPVHLQQILMNLTNNAIHALAGTEEPCIEISATAYDDQQPDIMITDPESMLMVISVSDNGPGVPEENLPRLCEPFFTTKPRDEGTGLGLFVTQKIVKTLRGKLLFSRNQAGGTTARVCLPVSRSKIPTCAECLSIPNIRGNAERILVIESHPEVRTTISSCLTKLGYQIWQTDSVAHGCELVQEEPMRFDLILTEDGPLNSLDMLCATAQKVNPALRIMLATASPLGNIVCSHHAVCRIISKPVDMVTLGQALHHCLAECHCKI
- a CDS encoding adenosine-specific kinase; translation: MELTLVPIKNPHGLNLILGMSHFIKTVEDVHEAMVNTVPGAKFGLAFCEASDVCLVRTSGTDPELIELARDNALALSAGHSFILFMRDMFPVNVINTIQNVPEVVRLFCATANPVQVIVAQTDQGRGILGVVDGFASKGVETDEDKDKRTKFLRMIGYKF
- a CDS encoding glycine zipper 2TM domain-containing protein, with the protein product MRHNKTLLILCLFLIASSGLLTSCASSRSGQVYSRDQARQEMRVNYGTVQSVRAVQIEGTKSGVGAVGGGVTGGVLGSMVGGGRGQVLGAVVGALGGAAVGAMAEEGVTKKNALEIMVELDTGEILSVVQEADQEFYAGERVRVLRANDGSSRVQK
- a CDS encoding L-serine ammonia-lyase; translated protein: MESIREIYRIGAGPSSSHTMGPKLAAEQFRARVRGAASFQVVLYESLAATGKGHLTDKAIREALAPFPVEIVWAHDRQQPEHPNAMDFTALDENGHVIDSWTVFSIGGGALRDRGSTFATPQVYPLQSLTEIMDLCAEEGITYWEFVSRHESEDIWIFLEDIWNAMRDCMERGLTTEGVLPGGLGLARKASSYHQKTLLGGLEMRRTGLLAAYALAVSEENASGGTVVTAPTCGASGVLPSVLRYLHEIMGLRPRSILQALATAGLIGVIIKKNASISGAEVGCQGEVGSACAMAAAAAAQLMGGTIRQIEYAAEMGLEHHLGLTCDPVGGLVQIPCIERNAMAASKAVSIAHMALLSDGSHRIPFDEVVRVMKETGHDLPSLYRETSHGGLAKAYGERKEKRGPA
- a CDS encoding HP0495 family protein gives rise to the protein MNKPELEFPLHWEYKIIATRTDAAFAAICATITAHGFAETPCASNVSRNGSYVTYTVRMRIESREQLDGLSRALSDCEGVKYLL
- a CDS encoding multidrug effflux MFS transporter, which encodes MTIPAPLKIRALLILALLAAFPPLSTDMYLPALPSLTTDWGSTETIINLTLVGFFVSFSLALLFYGPLSDRYGRKPVLLGGISLYILACLVCARAESPTALIVGRVLQGMGAASASTLSLAMTKDYFVGAERERALAHMAVIVSLAPMLAPVLGGLMLTFAHWSAIFYAQMLLGALAICGVLRLKEPAPATTRTLGQVMGSYVRLMCNPRFMTLCTLIALGMTPLFCFIGGSSFIFVTYFGLSEQEYSYFFAFNSAALMLGFWICGRLLKRIPGFRIILIGYAGILIFATILALCSRLGPWGMALPMAAMTMSLGLTRPPSSNFLLEQVKNDAGSAASLIMFTYFVCGATAMWFIALPWDNKILTMALVGMVTSSLVLLLLPRLSRTKA
- a CDS encoding bile acid:sodium symporter family protein, which gives rise to MLRTLAQWIERNFLTLAVGFSLLALFHPPLFAWIKPHIALGLGIIMFGMGLTLDFGDFARVGREWRTAGLGVGLQYLIMPLIAWALCLALRLPPEAAVGVILVGCCPSGTASNVIAYFARADVPLSVVMTLLSTLIAPLATPALVELLAGERVDVDFWAMVRSVFWIVVFPLLDGLILRHLLRERLKPLIQIFPSISVVTISAVIACVVALNQKTILEFPALIMLAVILHNAMGYICGFWGTRMLGGGTITARTISIEVGMQNSGLAVALAGTFFGPTAALAGAIFSLWQNLTGVALARIWSRTAGAGEGNLHVKE
- a CDS encoding PilZ domain-containing protein, with protein sequence MPENRKFNRTASLQRCAVVSPSLPSPCLARIINQSPDGLLLELDREVAVDDVPVSIYLADEIRGTIDYDSPSFLTGFIRWCKKDADGWSGFYQAGIQLVTTAPRKDWR